The Caballeronia sp. Lep1P3 genome window below encodes:
- the tadA gene encoding tRNA adenosine(34) deaminase TadA yields MLTPTEPPGAFLESSADAAFASERDRRFMALAQRAADEARRAGEVPVGAVIVSGDDVIATGFNHPIRGHDPSAHAEMVALRAAAQALENYRLPGCELYVTLEPCLMCAGAIMHARIARVVYGAADPKTGACGSVVDVFANERLNHHTAVTGGVLADECGHMLKNFFAERRRLAREERAARAAREAHPDGAAADSLTRTN; encoded by the coding sequence ATCTTGACGCCGACCGAGCCGCCCGGCGCTTTCCTCGAATCGTCCGCGGACGCCGCTTTCGCGAGCGAGCGCGATCGCCGCTTCATGGCGCTCGCGCAGCGCGCCGCCGACGAAGCGCGGCGCGCGGGGGAAGTGCCGGTGGGCGCGGTCATCGTTTCCGGCGATGATGTCATCGCCACCGGATTCAATCATCCGATTCGCGGGCACGATCCGTCCGCGCATGCGGAGATGGTCGCGCTGCGCGCCGCGGCGCAGGCGCTCGAAAATTACCGTCTGCCCGGCTGCGAGCTGTATGTGACGCTCGAGCCGTGCCTGATGTGCGCGGGCGCGATCATGCACGCGCGCATCGCGCGGGTCGTCTACGGCGCCGCCGATCCGAAGACCGGTGCGTGCGGCAGTGTCGTCGACGTGTTCGCGAACGAGCGGCTCAATCACCATACGGCGGTCACGGGCGGCGTGCTCGCCGACGAATGCGGGCACATGCTGAAGAACTTCTTCGCGGAGCGCCGCCGCCTCGCACGCGAAGAACGCGCCGCGCGCGCCGCCCGCGAGGCACATCCGGACGGTGCCGCCGCCGATTCCCTCACCAGAACGAACTGA
- a CDS encoding DnaJ family domain-containing protein has protein sequence MKLLDALVEQRINEAVARGDLDGLPGRGAPLHFDDDLLVPEEVRVANRILKNAGFVPPAVEQLRALRGLQDELDEVTDPAARCRMQAKMLALDMAIESLRGGCCVPHEYRRRIAERLSERAAARGDTEPDPS, from the coding sequence ATGAAATTGCTAGATGCTCTAGTCGAACAGCGGATCAACGAAGCCGTGGCTCGCGGCGACCTCGACGGCTTGCCCGGCAGAGGCGCTCCGCTTCACTTCGACGACGATCTCCTCGTTCCCGAGGAAGTTCGCGTCGCCAATCGTATCCTCAAGAATGCGGGCTTCGTTCCGCCCGCCGTCGAGCAGCTACGCGCGCTGCGCGGCCTGCAGGACGAACTCGACGAGGTCACGGACCCCGCCGCGCGCTGCCGCATGCAGGCGAAGATGCTCGCGCTCGACATGGCGATCGAATCGCTGCGCGGCGGCTGCTGCGTGCCGCACGAGTACCGCCGCCGCATCGCGGAGCGGCTGTCGGAGCGCGCCGCCGCGCGTGGCGACACCGAGCCGGACCCATCTTGA
- a CDS encoding ABC transporter ATP-binding protein, with product MIEIDRAHIRFRTATGHVDAVRDVSLGIEEGEVFGLVGESGSGKSTLLRALAGLVPLAGGAMRIGGAASARLPRRDVQMVFQDPYGSLHPRFTVDKTLREPLAISRIGDEDARILHALAEVGLGPAFRFRYPHQLSGGQRQRVSIARALIVEPRVLLLDEPTSALDVSVQAEILNLLRRLHRERKLTMILVSHNLAVVGFLCQRVAVMRNGEVVEQLGIEAVRAREVEHEYTLRLLQATQGYARS from the coding sequence ATGATCGAGATCGACCGCGCGCATATCCGCTTTCGCACGGCGACCGGCCACGTCGACGCCGTGCGCGATGTGTCGCTCGGCATCGAAGAGGGCGAAGTGTTCGGCCTCGTCGGGGAATCCGGCAGCGGGAAATCGACGCTCCTGCGCGCGCTCGCGGGCCTCGTCCCGCTTGCGGGCGGCGCGATGCGTATCGGCGGCGCGGCGTCGGCGCGCCTTCCGCGACGCGATGTGCAGATGGTGTTTCAGGACCCGTATGGCTCGCTGCATCCGCGCTTCACGGTCGACAAGACCTTGCGCGAGCCGCTCGCGATCAGCCGCATCGGCGATGAAGACGCGCGCATTCTTCATGCGCTCGCGGAAGTCGGACTCGGTCCGGCGTTTCGCTTTCGTTACCCGCATCAGTTGTCGGGCGGGCAGCGGCAGCGCGTGTCGATTGCGCGTGCGCTGATCGTCGAGCCGCGCGTGCTGCTGCTCGACGAGCCCACGTCCGCGCTCGATGTCTCCGTGCAGGCCGAAATCCTGAACCTGCTGCGGCGTCTGCATCGCGAGCGCAAGCTCACGATGATCCTCGTGAGCCACAATCTCGCGGTCGTCGGCTTTCTGTGCCAGCGGGTCGCGGTCATGCGCAACGGCGAAGTCGTCGAGCAACTGGGCATCGAAGCGGTGAGGGCGCGCGAGGTGGAACACGAGTACACGCTGCGGCTGCTGCAGGCGACGCAAGGCTACGCGCGCTCATAA
- a CDS encoding ABC transporter ATP-binding protein codes for MASETNPPLAEIDGLEVAFPGHDGLAMPAVRGVSLSVRRGERLGIVGESGSGKSLTGRALLGLLPPEAKWSAKGLRFDGHDLLAMKPKARRRLCGTQMSMILQDPKFSLNPVMTVAQQMRETIARQGERLSRRAMRARIVEALGAVHIRDPERVANAYPHELSGGMGQRVMIAMMVSAGPRLLIADEPTSALDVLVSLQVLSVLDEMIERHRTGLVFISHDLPLVMSFCDRVAVMYGGRIVETCAARDLGNARHPYTRGLLAASPPLVNPPDALPTLQRDPSWLTETFGDASR; via the coding sequence ATGGCGTCTGAGACGAACCCGCCGCTCGCGGAAATCGACGGTCTCGAAGTGGCGTTCCCAGGACACGACGGGCTCGCCATGCCCGCCGTGCGCGGGGTTTCGCTGAGCGTGCGGCGCGGCGAGCGGCTCGGCATCGTCGGCGAGTCGGGGTCGGGGAAGTCTCTGACGGGGCGCGCGTTGCTTGGTCTGCTGCCGCCCGAGGCGAAGTGGTCCGCGAAAGGCTTGCGCTTCGACGGCCACGACCTGCTCGCGATGAAGCCGAAAGCGCGCCGGCGGCTCTGCGGCACGCAGATGAGCATGATCCTGCAAGACCCGAAGTTTTCGCTGAATCCGGTGATGACCGTCGCGCAGCAAATGCGCGAGACCATCGCGCGTCAGGGCGAACGTCTGAGCCGCCGCGCGATGCGCGCGCGCATCGTCGAGGCGCTCGGCGCCGTGCATATCCGCGATCCCGAGCGCGTCGCCAACGCGTATCCGCACGAACTGTCGGGCGGCATGGGCCAGCGCGTGATGATCGCGATGATGGTGAGCGCCGGCCCGCGTCTTTTGATCGCCGACGAACCGACGAGCGCGCTCGACGTGCTCGTCTCCTTGCAGGTGCTTTCCGTGCTCGACGAGATGATCGAGCGGCATCGCACCGGGCTCGTCTTCATCAGCCACGACTTGCCGCTCGTGATGTCCTTCTGCGACCGCGTCGCGGTGATGTACGGCGGGCGCATCGTCGAAACGTGCGCCGCGCGCGATCTCGGGAACGCGCGGCATCCGTACACGCGCGGGCTGCTCGCGGCCAGTCCGCCGCTCGTGAACCCGCCCGACGCGCTGCCGACGTTGCAGCGCGATCCGTCGTGGCTCACCGAAACGTTCGGGGATGCGTCGCGATGA
- the nikC gene encoding nickel transporter permease, with product MNRANASWRAWLLTDTPGSPRQAALGRAYRRWRRFSSNPLSMLGLAILLLLVVVAAIGPFVVAQDPLRQVLAERLTPPGAAHWFGTDQLGRDILSRLVHGSRLTLSIAMLVVVLVVPVGLLIGTLAGYCGGFVDTALMRVTDVALAFPKIVLALAFAAALGPGVLNAVIAISITAWPPYARLARAESLRLAQADFIHAARLSGASHTRILLRYIVPLCSSSVIVRATLDMAGIILAVAGLGFLGLGAQPPSPEWGYMVASGRNVLLDAWWVATIPGLAILAVSLAFNLLGDGLRDVFDPRHGG from the coding sequence ATGAACCGCGCGAACGCATCGTGGCGCGCGTGGCTGCTCACCGATACGCCCGGCTCGCCGCGGCAGGCCGCGCTCGGCCGCGCGTATCGGCGCTGGCGGCGATTCTCGTCGAATCCGCTGAGCATGTTGGGGCTCGCGATCTTGCTGCTGCTCGTCGTCGTGGCGGCAATCGGGCCGTTCGTCGTCGCGCAGGACCCGTTGCGGCAAGTGCTCGCCGAGCGCCTCACGCCGCCCGGCGCCGCGCACTGGTTCGGCACCGATCAGCTCGGCCGCGACATCCTGTCGCGACTCGTGCACGGCTCGCGGCTCACGCTGAGCATCGCGATGCTCGTCGTGGTGCTCGTCGTGCCCGTGGGTCTTCTGATCGGCACGCTGGCGGGCTATTGCGGCGGTTTCGTCGATACGGCGCTCATGCGCGTGACCGATGTCGCGCTCGCGTTCCCGAAGATCGTGCTCGCGCTCGCGTTCGCGGCGGCGCTCGGGCCGGGTGTGCTGAACGCGGTCATCGCAATCTCGATTACCGCGTGGCCGCCGTACGCGCGGCTCGCGCGCGCCGAATCGCTGCGGCTCGCGCAGGCGGACTTCATCCACGCGGCGCGGCTCTCGGGCGCGTCGCATACGCGCATTCTGCTGCGCTATATCGTGCCGCTGTGCTCGTCGTCGGTGATCGTGCGCGCGACGCTCGACATGGCCGGCATCATTCTCGCCGTCGCGGGTCTCGGCTTTCTGGGACTGGGCGCGCAGCCGCCGAGTCCGGAGTGGGGCTACATGGTCGCGTCGGGCCGCAACGTGCTGCTCGACGCGTGGTGGGTCGCGACGATTCCCGGCCTCGCGATTCTCGCGGTGAGCCTCGCGTTCAACCTGCTCGGCGACGGTCTGCGCGACGTCTTCGACCCGCGTCACGGAGGCTAA
- a CDS encoding ABC transporter permease, giving the protein MSTAAFLDRLRAARAQKTGVRALLALARWIAMLAVTFAGLLAITFFIGRKIPIDPVLAILGDRASAAAYAAARVQLGLDKPLVEQFLIYARDVLHGNLGVSLLTANPVIDDIRRVFPATLELATLSTFIGVMIGVPLGVIAAVRHNRIVDHLARVIGLAGSSVPVFWLALMGLLLFYARLHWVSGPGRIDPLYDGMVDTRTGSLLIDALIAREWDVFANAFSHIALPAAVLAFYSIAYLSRMTRSFMLEQLSQEYVTTARAKGLPERRVIWRHAFGNIAVPLLTVIALAYSYLLEGSVLTEIVFAWPGIGSYLTGALLNADMNAVLGSTLVIGATFIALNLLTDALYRVFDPRAR; this is encoded by the coding sequence GTGAGCACGGCGGCGTTTCTCGACCGATTGCGCGCGGCGCGCGCTCAGAAGACCGGCGTGCGGGCGTTGCTCGCGCTCGCACGATGGATCGCGATGCTCGCCGTCACCTTCGCCGGGCTGCTTGCCATCACGTTCTTCATCGGCCGCAAGATTCCGATCGATCCCGTGCTCGCCATTCTCGGCGATCGCGCGTCCGCTGCTGCTTATGCGGCGGCGCGCGTGCAGCTCGGGCTCGACAAGCCGCTCGTCGAGCAATTCCTGATCTACGCGCGCGACGTGCTGCACGGCAATCTCGGCGTATCGCTGCTGACGGCCAATCCCGTCATCGACGACATCCGCCGCGTCTTTCCCGCGACGCTCGAACTCGCGACACTTTCCACGTTCATCGGCGTGATGATCGGCGTGCCGCTCGGCGTGATCGCGGCGGTGCGCCACAACCGCATCGTCGATCATCTCGCGCGCGTGATCGGTCTCGCGGGAAGCTCCGTGCCGGTGTTCTGGCTCGCGCTGATGGGCCTGCTCCTTTTCTACGCGCGGCTGCATTGGGTGTCGGGGCCGGGGCGCATCGATCCGCTTTACGACGGCATGGTCGATACGCGCACCGGCAGCCTGCTGATCGATGCGCTGATCGCGCGCGAATGGGACGTGTTCGCCAACGCGTTTTCGCATATCGCGCTGCCGGCGGCCGTGCTCGCGTTCTATTCGATCGCTTATCTTTCGCGCATGACGCGCTCGTTCATGCTCGAGCAACTGAGCCAGGAGTACGTGACGACCGCGCGCGCGAAGGGCCTGCCCGAGCGTCGCGTGATCTGGCGTCACGCGTTCGGCAATATCGCGGTGCCGCTTCTCACGGTCATCGCGCTCGCCTACAGCTATTTGCTCGAAGGCTCGGTGCTCACCGAAATCGTGTTCGCGTGGCCGGGCATCGGCTCGTATTTGACGGGCGCGCTTCTGAACGCCGACATGAACGCGGTGCTCGGCAGCACGCTCGTGATCGGCGCGACCTTCATCGCACTCAACTTGCTGACGGATGCGCTCTACCGCGTATTCGATCCGCGCGCACGCTGA
- a CDS encoding ABC transporter substrate-binding protein, which yields MTFTSAAHAATPKDMFVMATLLDEFTTLDPGEIYELVPEEYVANTYDRLVRVDLKDPSNFNGDVAQSWTVSPDGLTFTFKIRPGLKFHSGNPLTADDVAWSIQRTALLDKGAAAVLAGIGVTKANALANVKKIDDTTVAITTDQRYAPTFVLNVLGSWPASVVDRKVVESHQKGSDYGNEWLKTNEAGSGAYRLVKWTANESIVLQRFDGYRLPLAMKRIVLRHVTEAASQRLMIQNGDIDVARDLSPDDLDTLSKNGVIKATAVPQATLMYLGLNNKNPYLAKPEVWEAMKWLIDYQGIQKNVIRTTYKVHETFLPEGFLGALNENPYHQDVAKAKALLAKAGLADGFTVKMDVRNDYPYSEIAQAVQANLALANIKVQLVPSDNKQTLGRYRARAHDIYIGEWSADYIDPHSNAQGFAWNPDNSDASSYKMLAWRNAWNIPDLTKETNAALAEGSTAKRAQMYEKMQREMLAKSPFVIMFQKVSQVAARPGVSGLEVGPINDLVSYRNLKKQ from the coding sequence ATGACGTTCACGAGCGCGGCGCACGCGGCGACACCGAAAGACATGTTCGTGATGGCGACGCTGCTCGACGAATTCACCACGCTCGATCCCGGCGAAATCTACGAACTGGTGCCGGAAGAGTACGTCGCCAATACGTATGACCGGCTGGTGCGCGTCGATCTGAAAGACCCGTCGAATTTCAATGGCGATGTCGCGCAGTCGTGGACGGTGAGCCCCGACGGACTCACGTTCACGTTCAAGATCCGGCCCGGCCTCAAGTTCCATTCGGGCAATCCGCTCACCGCCGACGACGTCGCGTGGTCCATCCAGCGCACCGCGCTTCTGGACAAGGGCGCGGCGGCGGTGCTCGCGGGCATCGGCGTCACAAAGGCCAACGCGCTCGCGAACGTGAAGAAGATCGACGACACGACGGTCGCCATCACCACCGATCAACGTTACGCGCCGACCTTCGTGCTTAACGTGCTCGGATCGTGGCCGGCATCGGTAGTGGATCGCAAGGTCGTCGAATCGCATCAGAAGGGCAGCGACTACGGCAACGAATGGCTGAAGACCAACGAGGCCGGATCGGGCGCGTACAGGCTCGTCAAATGGACCGCGAATGAGAGCATCGTGCTGCAGCGCTTCGACGGCTATCGCTTGCCGCTCGCGATGAAACGCATCGTGCTGCGTCACGTCACCGAAGCCGCGAGCCAGCGTCTGATGATCCAGAACGGCGACATCGACGTGGCACGCGATCTCTCTCCCGACGACCTCGACACGCTCTCGAAGAACGGCGTCATCAAGGCAACGGCCGTGCCGCAGGCCACGCTGATGTATCTCGGCCTCAACAACAAGAATCCGTATCTTGCGAAGCCCGAAGTGTGGGAAGCGATGAAGTGGCTGATCGACTATCAGGGCATTCAGAAGAACGTCATCCGCACGACGTACAAGGTGCATGAGACGTTTTTGCCCGAAGGCTTTCTCGGCGCGCTCAACGAGAACCCGTATCACCAGGATGTCGCGAAAGCGAAGGCGCTGCTCGCGAAAGCCGGCCTCGCGGATGGCTTCACGGTGAAGATGGACGTGCGCAACGACTATCCGTACAGCGAAATCGCGCAGGCGGTGCAGGCGAATCTCGCGCTCGCGAACATCAAGGTGCAACTCGTTCCGAGCGACAACAAGCAGACGCTCGGACGCTATCGCGCGCGCGCCCACGACATCTATATCGGCGAATGGTCGGCAGACTATATCGATCCGCACAGCAACGCGCAGGGCTTCGCGTGGAATCCGGACAACTCGGATGCATCCAGCTACAAGATGCTCGCGTGGCGCAACGCGTGGAACATTCCCGATCTCACGAAGGAAACCAACGCGGCGCTCGCGGAAGGCTCGACCGCAAAACGCGCGCAAATGTACGAGAAGATGCAGCGCGAGATGCTGGCTAAGTCGCCGTTCGTCATCATGTTCCAGAAGGTGTCGCAGGTGGCGGCGCGTCCGGGCGTGAGCGGCCTCGAAGTCGGGCCGATCAACGATCTCGTGTCGTATCGGAACCTGAAGAAGCAGTGA
- the ddpX gene encoding D-alanyl-D-alanine dipeptidase — MTRSRLLPITPESHRVQIDLVYATDRNFTGKPIFKAAHCLLLEPAEAALRKAVAMAASFGMTLRIFDAYRPPQAQQALWDFLPDATFIAPLDRGSNHSRGTAVDLTLVDADGIELDMGTAFDAMLPESGHFHAGLPAHVQRNRTLLLGVMLGAGFTHIASEWWHYELPGSRDLALIDNEESGPFRLM, encoded by the coding sequence ATGACCCGATCCCGCCTGTTGCCTATCACGCCTGAGTCCCATCGCGTTCAGATCGATCTCGTCTACGCGACCGATCGCAATTTCACGGGCAAGCCCATTTTCAAAGCCGCGCATTGCCTGTTGCTGGAGCCGGCGGAGGCCGCCTTGCGCAAAGCCGTCGCAATGGCCGCGAGCTTCGGCATGACGCTGCGCATTTTCGACGCCTACCGGCCGCCGCAGGCGCAGCAGGCGCTCTGGGACTTCCTGCCCGATGCCACGTTCATCGCGCCGCTCGACCGCGGCTCAAATCATAGCCGCGGCACGGCGGTTGACCTGACGCTCGTCGATGCCGATGGCATCGAACTCGACATGGGCACCGCCTTCGACGCGATGCTGCCCGAGTCCGGGCATTTCCACGCGGGCTTGCCGGCGCATGTCCAGCGCAATCGCACGCTGCTGCTCGGCGTGATGCTCGGCGCGGGATTCACGCATATTGCGAGCGAGTGGTGGCATTACGAATTGCCAGGCTCGCGCGATCTTGCTTTGATCGACAACGAAGAAAGCGGCCCTTTCAGGCTGATGTGA
- the thpR gene encoding RNA 2',3'-cyclic phosphodiesterase, giving the protein MATVETQRVTDSLFFAVYPDAAAAARIGKEAARVRAEHALKARPIPADRLHITLHYLGAFAGVPADTLARARAAAVSIAAPPFDVTLDRVETFASRRPKRPLVIAGEPNAGFSAFVDQLDRALQANGIFVKSHPHFIPHATLLYDGHRVAREAIEPIAWTVREFALVQSLLGRSEHRVLARWPLVV; this is encoded by the coding sequence ATGGCGACGGTTGAAACGCAACGCGTCACCGACTCCCTTTTCTTCGCCGTCTATCCCGATGCCGCCGCCGCCGCGCGCATCGGGAAAGAAGCGGCGCGCGTTCGCGCGGAACACGCGCTGAAGGCGAGGCCCATTCCCGCCGACCGCTTGCACATCACGCTGCATTACCTCGGCGCGTTCGCGGGCGTGCCCGCCGATACCCTCGCGCGGGCGCGAGCCGCTGCCGTATCCATCGCGGCGCCGCCGTTCGACGTGACGCTCGATCGCGTCGAGACCTTCGCGAGCCGCCGTCCGAAGCGCCCGCTCGTAATCGCCGGCGAGCCGAACGCGGGGTTCAGCGCCTTCGTCGATCAACTCGACCGCGCGCTGCAAGCGAACGGCATCTTCGTCAAATCGCATCCCCATTTCATTCCGCACGCGACCTTGCTCTACGATGGGCATCGCGTGGCGCGAGAGGCCATCGAGCCGATCGCATGGACCGTGCGCGAGTTCGCGCTCGTGCAAAGCCTGCTCGGGCGCTCGGAGCATCGCGTGCTGGCACGCTGGCCGCTTGTGGTTTAG
- the guaA gene encoding glutamine-hydrolyzing GMP synthase, with protein MHDKILILDFGSQVTQLIARRIRESHVYSEIHPYDVDETFIREFAPKGIILSGGPNSVTEAKSPRAPQIVFDLGVPVLGICYGMQTMADQLGGKVELGKVREFGYAEVEALNHTGFLEGIEDFTDQNGASMLKVWMSHGDKVADLPAGFKLMASTPACPIAAMADDDRRFYGVQWHPEVTHTVQGRAMLDRFVLELCGAQADWEMGHYIDEAVEKIRAQVGGEHVILGLSGGVDSSVAAALLHRAIGDQLTCVFVDHGLLRENEAEQVMSTFADHLGVKVIHVDASEVFLKKLAGVTDPEAKRKIIGAEFVEVFHAESEKLTDAKWLAQGTIYPDVIESAGKGKKGAHTIKSHHNVGGLPETLNLKLLEPLRELFKDEVRELGVKLGLPPAMVYRHPFPGPGLGVRILGEVKREFADLLRRADAIFIETLRNTIDKETGKSWYDLTSQAFAVFLPVKSVGVMGDGRTYEYVVALRAVQTMDFMTAHWAHLPHELLGHVSNRIINEVRGINRVVYDISGKPPATIEWE; from the coding sequence ATGCACGACAAAATCCTGATTCTCGATTTCGGCTCTCAAGTCACCCAGCTGATCGCCCGGCGCATCCGCGAGTCGCACGTCTACTCGGAGATTCATCCGTATGACGTCGACGAGACGTTCATCCGCGAGTTCGCGCCGAAGGGCATCATCCTGTCGGGCGGGCCGAATTCGGTCACCGAGGCGAAGTCGCCGCGCGCGCCGCAGATCGTCTTCGACCTCGGCGTGCCGGTGCTCGGCATCTGTTACGGCATGCAGACGATGGCCGATCAGCTCGGCGGCAAGGTGGAACTCGGCAAGGTGCGCGAGTTCGGCTATGCGGAAGTCGAGGCGCTGAATCACACGGGCTTTCTCGAAGGCATCGAAGACTTCACGGATCAGAACGGCGCGTCGATGCTCAAGGTCTGGATGAGCCACGGCGACAAGGTGGCCGACCTGCCGGCCGGTTTCAAGCTGATGGCTTCGACGCCCGCGTGCCCGATCGCCGCGATGGCCGACGACGACCGCCGCTTCTACGGCGTGCAATGGCATCCGGAAGTCACGCATACGGTGCAGGGCCGCGCGATGCTCGACCGTTTCGTGCTCGAACTGTGCGGCGCGCAAGCGGACTGGGAGATGGGCCATTACATCGACGAAGCGGTGGAAAAAATCCGCGCGCAAGTCGGCGGCGAGCATGTGATTCTCGGCTTGTCGGGCGGCGTGGATTCGTCGGTGGCGGCGGCGCTGCTGCATCGCGCGATCGGCGATCAGCTGACCTGCGTGTTCGTCGATCACGGACTCTTGCGCGAAAACGAGGCCGAACAGGTGATGTCCACGTTCGCGGATCACCTCGGCGTGAAGGTCATTCATGTCGATGCGAGCGAAGTGTTCCTCAAGAAGCTTGCGGGCGTGACCGATCCGGAGGCGAAGCGCAAGATCATCGGCGCGGAGTTCGTCGAAGTGTTCCACGCGGAGTCGGAAAAACTGACGGACGCCAAATGGCTCGCGCAGGGCACCATCTATCCGGACGTGATCGAATCGGCGGGCAAGGGCAAGAAGGGCGCGCACACGATCAAGAGCCACCACAACGTCGGCGGGCTGCCCGAGACGCTGAACCTCAAGCTGCTCGAACCGCTGCGCGAACTCTTCAAGGACGAAGTGCGCGAACTGGGCGTGAAGCTCGGCCTGCCGCCCGCGATGGTGTATCGCCATCCGTTCCCCGGTCCCGGCCTTGGCGTGCGCATTCTCGGCGAAGTGAAGCGCGAGTTCGCGGACTTGCTGCGCCGCGCCGATGCGATTTTCATCGAGACGCTGCGCAATACCATCGACAAGGAGACGGGCAAGTCGTGGTACGACCTGACGAGCCAGGCCTTCGCGGTGTTCCTGCCGGTGAAGAGCGTCGGCGTGATGGGCGACGGCCGCACCTACGAGTACGTGGTCGCGCTGCGCGCCGTGCAGACGATGGACTTCATGACCGCGCATTGGGCGCACTTGCCGCACGAACTGCTCGGGCATGTGAGCAACCGCATCATCAATGAAGTGCGCGGGATCAATCGCGTGGTGTACGACATCTCGGGCAAGCCGCCCGCGACGATCGAGTGGGAGTGA
- the guaB gene encoding IMP dehydrogenase codes for MRLIQKALTFDDVLLVPAFSSVLPRDTSLKSQLTRNISLNMPLVSAAMDTVTEGRLAIAMAQMGGIGIVHKNLTAKEQAREVAKVKRFESGVVRDPITVPPQMRVRDVIALTQQHGISGFPVVEGAQLIGIVTNRDLRFEERLDEPVRNIMTPRERLVTVREGTSLAEAKALMHSHRLERVLVVNDAFELRGLMTVKDITKQTENPDACKDEDGKLRVGAAVGVGPDNEERVDLLAQAGVDVIVVDTAHGHSQGVLERVRWVKQNYPRVQVIGGNIATAAAAKALVEYGADAVKVGIGPGSICTTRIVAGVGVPQITAIANVSDALRGSGVPVIADGGVRFSGDVSKALAAGANVVMMGSMLAGTEESPGDVFLFQGRQYKAYRGMGSVGAMKDGAADRYFQDNSANIDKLVPEGIEGRVAYKGSVNAILFQVVGGVRASMGYCGCRTIAELHEKAEFVQITAAGMRESHVHDVQITKEAPNYHVD; via the coding sequence ATGCGTCTGATCCAGAAAGCACTCACGTTCGATGATGTGCTCCTCGTGCCCGCGTTCTCCAGCGTTCTTCCCCGCGACACCAGCCTGAAATCGCAGCTGACTCGCAACATCTCCCTGAACATGCCCCTCGTGTCCGCCGCCATGGACACGGTCACCGAAGGCCGGCTCGCCATCGCAATGGCGCAGATGGGCGGCATCGGCATCGTCCACAAGAATCTCACGGCGAAGGAACAGGCGCGCGAAGTCGCCAAGGTCAAGCGTTTCGAATCCGGCGTCGTGCGCGATCCGATCACCGTGCCGCCGCAGATGCGCGTGCGCGATGTCATCGCGCTCACGCAGCAGCACGGCATTTCGGGCTTTCCGGTCGTCGAGGGCGCGCAACTCATCGGCATCGTCACCAACCGCGATCTGCGTTTCGAGGAGCGTCTCGATGAGCCGGTGCGCAACATCATGACGCCGCGCGAGCGTCTCGTGACGGTGCGCGAAGGCACGTCGCTCGCAGAGGCGAAGGCGCTGATGCACAGCCATCGCCTGGAGCGCGTGCTCGTCGTCAACGACGCGTTCGAACTGCGCGGCCTGATGACGGTGAAGGACATCACCAAGCAGACCGAGAATCCGGACGCGTGCAAGGACGAAGACGGCAAGCTGCGCGTGGGCGCGGCGGTCGGCGTGGGTCCCGACAACGAAGAGCGCGTCGACCTGCTCGCGCAGGCGGGCGTGGACGTGATCGTCGTGGATACCGCGCACGGCCATAGCCAGGGCGTGCTGGAACGCGTGCGCTGGGTCAAGCAGAACTATCCGCGCGTGCAGGTCATCGGCGGCAATATCGCGACGGCGGCGGCGGCGAAGGCGCTCGTCGAGTACGGCGCGGATGCCGTGAAGGTCGGCATCGGTCCGGGCTCCATCTGCACCACGCGCATCGTCGCGGGCGTGGGCGTGCCGCAGATCACCGCGATCGCGAACGTGTCGGATGCGCTGCGCGGCAGCGGCGTGCCGGTCATCGCGGACGGCGGCGTGCGCTTCTCCGGCGACGTTTCGAAGGCGCTGGCAGCGGGCGCGAATGTCGTGATGATGGGCAGCATGCTCGCGGGCACCGAAGAGTCGCCCGGCGACGTGTTCCTGTTCCAGGGCCGCCAGTACAAGGCGTATCGCGGCATGGGTTCGGTCGGCGCGATGAAGGACGGCGCGGCGGACCGCTACTTCCAGGACAACTCCGCGAACATCGACAAGCTCGTGCCGGAAGGCATCGAAGGCCGCGTGGCCTACAAGGGCTCGGTCAACGCCATCCTGTTCCAGGTCGTCGGCGGCGTGCGCGCGAGCATGGGCTATTGCGGCTGCCGCACCATCGCGGAACTGCATGAGAAAGCGGAATTCGTGCAGATCACGGCGGCCGGCATGCGCGAATCGCATGTGCATGACGTCCAGATCACGAAGGAAGCGCCGAACTATCACGTCGACTAA